From a region of the Lentimicrobiaceae bacterium genome:
- a CDS encoding sulfite exporter TauE/SafE family protein gives MSWIVIAALIGSGLVVGFINTLAGGATIISLSLFMLLGLPANVANGTNRIAVFFQTLVSVGSFKKQKVLDTRKGLILSIPTVIGSVIGARIAIEMNEKIIERAFAVIMLVMLFFVLYKPQLWLKGSEKVVSGKMKPWQVILFFFIGIYGGFVHVGVGYFILAGVVLGAGYDLVKANALKVLIVLAYVPFTLVIFMWNGQVNYTYGLIHAIGNVIGAYVASKIAVNKGANFIRWFMVAIIIIFSAQLLGLIDFKSWISHCI, from the coding sequence ATGTCGTGGATAGTCATTGCAGCGCTTATTGGTTCGGGCTTGGTAGTGGGTTTTATCAATACTCTGGCGGGGGGAGCTACTATCATTTCGCTATCACTATTTATGCTATTGGGGCTACCTGCCAATGTTGCCAACGGTACCAACCGGATAGCTGTTTTTTTTCAAACACTCGTTTCGGTTGGTAGCTTTAAAAAGCAAAAGGTACTGGATACCCGTAAAGGATTAATTTTATCAATTCCAACTGTAATAGGTTCGGTTATAGGCGCCCGAATAGCCATTGAGATGAATGAAAAGATTATTGAAAGGGCTTTTGCCGTAATAATGCTGGTGATGTTATTTTTTGTGCTCTACAAGCCCCAGCTATGGTTGAAAGGCAGTGAAAAAGTGGTTTCCGGAAAAATGAAACCTTGGCAGGTTATATTATTTTTTTTCATTGGTATTTACGGAGGTTTTGTACATGTAGGGGTAGGTTATTTCATTCTTGCCGGTGTAGTGCTTGGGGCTGGTTACGACCTGGTGAAAGCCAATGCGCTGAAAGTTCTGATTGTGTTGGCTTACGTACCTTTTACCCTCGTAATTTTCATGTGGAACGGACAGGTGAATTATACATACGGACTAATTCATGCCATAGGCAACGTTATCGGGGCGTATGTTGCATCAAAAATAGCAGTAAACAAAGGAGCCAATTTCATCAGATGGTTTATGGTTGCCATTATCATCATTTTTTCAGCCCAGTTACTCGGGCTTATTGATTTCAAAAGCTGGATAAGCCACTGTATTTAA
- a CDS encoding 16S rRNA (uracil(1498)-N(3))-methyltransferase, with amino-acid sequence MVLFYTPDINAENYILNEDDSNHCIKVLRLKIGEKVTLTNGKGCFFHSIISDAHSRHCQVKVENVEVVNNPRTYKLHIAIAPTKNIARFEWFLEKATEMGIDEITPLICEHSERHSVNFERLSRIVTSAVKQSLSAFHPRLGEAVSFREFIERKFDADRFIAYCSVENSVLLQHSYRRGSNAVILIGPEGDFSSKEVLASQKAGFLPVSLGNSRLRTETAALFACASIHCTNLMQ; translated from the coding sequence ATGGTACTTTTTTATACTCCCGATATCAACGCTGAGAATTATATCCTGAATGAGGATGACTCTAACCATTGTATCAAGGTGCTAAGATTAAAAATTGGCGAAAAGGTTACTCTTACCAACGGGAAAGGATGTTTTTTTCATTCTATAATTTCTGATGCTCATTCCAGACATTGCCAGGTAAAAGTTGAAAATGTTGAGGTTGTGAATAATCCAAGAACATATAAGTTACATATTGCCATTGCACCCACGAAAAACATTGCACGCTTCGAATGGTTTCTTGAAAAAGCCACAGAAATGGGTATTGACGAAATTACCCCGCTGATTTGCGAACATTCGGAAAGACACTCGGTTAATTTTGAACGACTTAGTAGAATAGTTACTTCGGCTGTAAAGCAGTCGCTCAGTGCATTTCATCCCCGGCTTGGCGAAGCAGTTTCTTTCAGAGAATTCATTGAGAGAAAATTCGATGCCGACAGGTTTATTGCATATTGCTCTGTGGAAAATTCTGTTTTATTGCAACATAGCTACAGGAGGGGCAGTAATGCAGTGATTTTAATAGGTCCCGAAGGAGATTTTTCATCTAAAGAAGTACTTGCTTCACAAAAAGCTGGTTTTTTACCTGTGAGTCTTGGAAACAGTCGGCTACGTACCGAAACGGCAGCCCTGTTTGCCTGCGCATCTATTCATTGCACGAACCTTATGCAATAA
- a CDS encoding aromatic amino acid ammonia-lyase has product MGNRFLEFSELQEFIRHTSKVELEEVALNHLDTNFQFLLDFSRDKIIYGLNTGFGPMAKVKISQADQISLQYNLIRSHASGSGDILPCFYVKTVMLARLNSLMRGYSGINRSVVELLRDFINYEIYPVIFSHGGVGASGDLVQLSHLALALIGEGDVIFRDKIVSTRKAMDICGLNPIEIKSREGLALINGTSCMTGIGLINTMYANHLLNWITLASAILNEIMESYDDYFSEALNGVKYHIGQQKVAKSISNILHQSNLIKNRSLNNFKTAPGSTDDKVQEYYSLRCVPQIVGAILETIDHCQNTLVNEFNSANDNPIVDSERREVFHGGNFHGDYISFEMDKLRLAITKLSMLSERQLNFLLNDSLNQKLPPFVNLGIPGLNLGMQGAQFTATSTTAENQALSTSMYIHSIPNNRDNQDIVSMGTNAALFTKKVIENTFEIMAIEYITILQAIDYLKIENKLSPVSAKWYHELRNLVPVFSDDTSKYQEIRNMTDFLSNNSPAVIA; this is encoded by the coding sequence ATAGGAAATCGTTTTTTGGAATTTTCTGAGTTACAGGAGTTTATTAGGCATACTTCAAAAGTTGAGTTGGAGGAAGTTGCTTTAAATCATTTAGATACAAATTTTCAATTTTTGCTGGATTTTTCCCGTGATAAGATTATTTACGGGTTAAACACGGGTTTTGGTCCCATGGCAAAAGTTAAAATATCGCAAGCAGACCAGATAAGCCTACAATATAACCTTATCCGTAGCCATGCTTCCGGCTCGGGGGACATACTCCCCTGTTTTTATGTAAAAACGGTGATGCTGGCACGACTTAACAGCTTGATGAGAGGCTATTCGGGCATAAACCGCTCTGTGGTTGAATTGTTACGTGATTTTATAAACTATGAAATTTATCCCGTAATATTTTCGCATGGAGGTGTTGGAGCCAGCGGCGATCTTGTGCAACTTTCGCACCTTGCACTTGCTCTGATAGGGGAAGGGGACGTAATTTTCCGGGATAAAATTGTATCCACACGGAAAGCGATGGACATTTGCGGTTTGAATCCCATAGAAATAAAAAGTCGCGAAGGACTTGCCCTTATCAATGGAACTTCGTGCATGACCGGCATAGGGCTTATCAATACAATGTATGCCAATCACCTTCTCAACTGGATTACTCTTGCTTCGGCTATTCTTAACGAGATAATGGAATCCTATGATGATTATTTCTCAGAAGCTCTCAATGGGGTTAAGTACCACATTGGACAGCAAAAAGTAGCAAAATCTATCAGCAACATATTACATCAAAGTAACTTAATTAAAAACCGTTCGCTGAACAACTTTAAAACGGCTCCCGGCTCGACGGACGATAAGGTACAAGAATACTACTCATTGCGTTGTGTTCCCCAAATTGTGGGTGCTATTTTAGAAACCATAGACCATTGCCAGAATACCTTGGTTAACGAATTTAATTCTGCCAACGACAATCCGATAGTAGATTCCGAACGCAGAGAGGTGTTTCACGGCGGTAATTTCCATGGTGATTACATTTCTTTTGAAATGGATAAATTACGTTTGGCAATTACCAAGCTTTCAATGTTGAGTGAAAGGCAGTTGAATTTTCTACTCAATGATTCGTTAAACCAGAAGCTCCCTCCTTTTGTAAACCTGGGAATACCCGGACTCAATCTGGGAATGCAGGGAGCACAGTTTACTGCTACTTCCACCACCGCCGAAAATCAGGCATTGTCCACTTCTATGTACATTCATAGTATTCCAAATAATCGTGATAACCAGGACATAGTGAGTATGGGTACCAATGCGGCATTGTTTACCAAAAAGGTTATTGAAAACACCTTTGAAATAATGGCAATTGAATACATTACCATTTTGCAGGCTATTGATTACCTGAAAATTGAAAATAAGCTTTCTCCCGTTTCTGCCAAATGGTACCACGAACTTCGCAACTTGGTTCCTGTTTTTTCCGATGACACTTCTAAGTATCAGGAAATAAGAAACATGACTGATTTTTTATCAAATAATTCCCCTGCTGTTATTGCATAA
- a CDS encoding cytidine/deoxycytidylate deaminase family protein, with translation MSEKYIRPSWDEYFMEVAQTIAKRATCDRGRSGCVIARNKQILVTGYVGSPTRLPHCDEVGHLMKKVIHDNDTITQHCMRTVHAEQNAICQAAKLGVALEGAILYCRMTPCRTCAMLIINCGIVRVVCEFRYHAGEESEKMFEQAGIQLDYINNEVLKYKNQQG, from the coding sequence ATGAGCGAAAAATACATTCGCCCTTCGTGGGATGAATATTTTATGGAAGTGGCACAAACAATAGCCAAAAGAGCAACCTGCGACAGGGGACGCAGTGGTTGTGTAATAGCCCGTAATAAACAAATTTTGGTTACCGGCTATGTGGGATCTCCTACCCGTTTGCCGCATTGCGACGAGGTGGGGCATTTAATGAAAAAAGTAATACACGATAACGATACCATTACCCAGCATTGTATGCGAACGGTACATGCCGAGCAAAATGCCATATGCCAGGCAGCAAAATTGGGAGTTGCCCTTGAAGGTGCTATCCTTTATTGCCGGATGACACCCTGTCGTACCTGCGCAATGCTCATTATCAATTGTGGTATAGTCCGGGTGGTTTGCGAATTTCGCTACCATGCCGGCGAAGAGTCGGAAAAAATGTTCGAACAGGCGGGAATTCAGTTGGATTATATTAATAACGAGGTGTTGAAATATAAAAATCAACAGGGTTAA